Proteins from one Streptomyces genisteinicus genomic window:
- the leuA gene encoding 2-isopropylmalate synthase: MTQSQWIGRPTPITNTTHTQQPSGMPIHKYGRYEAVDIPDRTWPEQRITKAPRWLSTDLRDGNQALIDPMSPARKREMFDLLVRMGFKEIEVGFPSSGETDFAFVRSIIEEGAIPEDVTISVLTQAREDLIERTVESLIGARRATVHLYNATAPTFRRVVFRGSKDDIRQIAVDGTRLVMEYAEKLLGPETAFGYQYSPEIFTDTELDFALEVCEAVCDVWQPGPGREIILNLPATVERSTPSTHADRFEWMSRNLTRREHVCLSVHPHNDRGTAVAAAELAVMAGADRIEGCLFGQGERTGNVDLVTLGMNLFSQGVDPQLDFSQIDDVRRTSEYCNQMEIHPRHPYAGDLVYTAFSGSHQDAIKKGFDAMEADAAAAGKSVDEIEWAVPYLPIDPKDVGRSYEAVIRVNSQSGKGGIAYVLKNDHKLDLPRRMQIEFSRIIQAKTDTEGGEVTPAAIWSVFQDEYLPDPRNPWGRIQIRSGQTTTDKDGVDTLTVEAVVDGAETLLTGSGNGPISAFFEALNAVGVDVRLLDYQEHTMSEGASAQAASYIECAIDGKVLWGIGIDANTTRASLKAVVSAVNRATR, encoded by the coding sequence ATGACGCAGTCGCAGTGGATCGGCCGTCCGACCCCGATCACCAACACGACGCACACCCAGCAGCCGTCCGGCATGCCGATCCACAAGTACGGCCGGTACGAGGCCGTCGACATCCCCGACCGCACCTGGCCCGAGCAGCGCATCACGAAGGCGCCCCGCTGGCTGTCCACCGACCTGCGCGACGGCAACCAGGCCCTGATCGACCCGATGAGCCCCGCGCGCAAGCGCGAGATGTTCGACCTGCTGGTACGGATGGGCTTCAAGGAGATCGAGGTCGGCTTCCCCTCCTCCGGCGAGACGGACTTCGCCTTCGTACGCTCCATCATCGAAGAGGGCGCGATCCCCGAGGACGTCACCATCTCGGTGCTGACCCAGGCCCGCGAGGATCTGATCGAGCGCACGGTGGAGTCCCTGATCGGCGCCCGCCGCGCCACCGTCCACCTGTACAACGCGACCGCGCCCACCTTCCGCCGGGTCGTCTTCCGCGGTTCCAAGGACGACATCAGGCAGATCGCCGTCGACGGCACCCGCCTGGTCATGGAGTACGCGGAGAAGCTGCTGGGCCCGGAGACCGCCTTCGGCTACCAGTACAGCCCCGAGATCTTCACCGACACCGAGCTGGACTTCGCCCTGGAGGTCTGCGAGGCGGTCTGCGACGTGTGGCAGCCCGGACCGGGCCGCGAGATCATCCTCAACCTGCCCGCGACCGTGGAGCGTTCGACGCCCTCCACCCACGCGGACCGCTTCGAGTGGATGTCGCGCAACCTGACCCGCCGCGAGCACGTCTGCCTGTCCGTCCACCCGCACAACGACCGCGGCACCGCCGTCGCCGCCGCCGAACTGGCGGTCATGGCCGGCGCGGACCGCATCGAGGGCTGCCTGTTCGGCCAGGGCGAGCGCACCGGCAACGTCGACCTGGTCACCCTGGGCATGAACCTGTTCTCCCAGGGCGTGGACCCGCAGCTGGACTTCTCGCAGATCGACGACGTCCGCCGCACCAGCGAGTACTGCAACCAGATGGAGATCCACCCGCGCCACCCGTACGCGGGCGACCTGGTCTACACCGCCTTCTCCGGCTCCCACCAGGACGCCATCAAGAAGGGCTTCGACGCGATGGAGGCCGACGCGGCCGCCGCCGGGAAGAGCGTCGACGAGATCGAGTGGGCCGTCCCGTACCTGCCGATCGACCCCAAGGACGTCGGCCGCTCCTACGAGGCCGTCATCCGGGTCAACTCCCAGTCCGGCAAGGGTGGTATCGCCTACGTCCTGAAGAACGACCACAAGCTGGACCTGCCCCGCCGGATGCAGATCGAGTTCTCGCGGATCATCCAGGCCAAGACGGACACCGAGGGCGGCGAGGTCACCCCCGCCGCGATCTGGTCCGTCTTCCAGGACGAGTACCTGCCCGACCCGCGCAACCCGTGGGGGCGCATCCAGATCCGTTCCGGGCAGACCACCACCGACAAGGACGGCGTCGACACCCTGACCGTCGAGGCGGTCGTCGACGGCGCCGAGACGCTGCTGACCGGTTCCGGCAACGGACCGATCTCCGCGTTCTTCGAGGCGCTGAACGCCGTGGGCGTCGACGTGCGGCTGCTGGACTACCAGGAGCACACCATGAGCGAGGGCGCGTCCGCGCAGGCCGCCTCGTACATCGAGTGCGCGATCGACGGAAAGGTCCTGTGGGGCATCGGCATCGACGCCAACACCACCCGGGCCTCCCTGAAGGCCGTCGTCTCCGCCGTCAACCGCGCGACTCGGTAG
- a CDS encoding M4 family metallopeptidase — protein sequence MDNHTPVFCTIVPPHILDRLARSDDPALAGPARRTLQADAAQRTGRRLTTVAGAAARTAAAPAAGPRRTLHDARNGTDLPGVVVRREGEEPVADASVNRAYAGLGATFELLLDAYGRNSVDGAGLPLDATVHYDEKYGNAFWNGEQMVFGDGDGEIFLDFTVSVDVIAHELAHGLTQYTANLSYFGQPGALNESVSDVIGSLVRQRTLGQTADEADWLIGAGLLAPRVSGTALRSLKAPGTAYDDDVLGKDPQPATMADYVRTGRDNGGVHINSGIPNHAFYLLATRLGGRSWERAGQIWFDVLTGGDLPVDADFASFARLTVAAAADRYGEGEEHDAVLKAWSQVGVDTRT from the coding sequence ATGGACAACCACACCCCGGTCTTCTGCACCATCGTCCCGCCGCACATCCTCGACAGGCTGGCGCGCTCGGACGACCCCGCCCTCGCCGGCCCCGCCCGCCGCACCCTGCAGGCGGACGCCGCCCAGCGCACCGGCCGGCGCCTGACCACGGTCGCCGGCGCCGCCGCCCGGACCGCCGCGGCCCCCGCCGCCGGCCCCCGCCGCACCCTCCACGACGCCCGCAACGGCACCGACCTGCCGGGCGTCGTGGTGCGCCGCGAGGGCGAGGAGCCGGTCGCGGACGCCTCCGTGAACCGGGCCTACGCGGGCCTCGGCGCCACCTTCGAGCTGCTGCTGGACGCCTACGGACGCAACTCCGTCGACGGCGCCGGGCTGCCGCTCGACGCGACCGTCCACTACGACGAGAAGTACGGCAACGCCTTCTGGAACGGCGAGCAGATGGTGTTCGGCGACGGCGACGGCGAGATCTTCCTCGACTTCACCGTCTCCGTCGACGTGATCGCACACGAACTGGCCCACGGGCTGACCCAGTACACGGCCAACCTCAGCTACTTCGGCCAGCCGGGCGCCCTCAACGAGTCGGTCTCCGACGTCATCGGCTCCCTGGTGCGCCAGCGCACCCTCGGGCAGACCGCCGACGAGGCGGACTGGCTGATCGGCGCAGGCCTGCTCGCCCCGCGGGTCTCGGGCACCGCGCTGCGCTCCCTGAAGGCCCCCGGCACGGCGTACGACGACGACGTGCTGGGCAAGGACCCCCAGCCCGCGACGATGGCCGACTACGTCCGCACCGGCCGCGACAACGGCGGTGTGCACATCAACTCGGGCATCCCCAACCACGCCTTCTACCTGCTCGCCACCCGCCTCGGCGGGCGGTCCTGGGAGCGCGCGGGCCAGATCTGGTTCGACGTGCTGACCGGCGGCGACCTGCCGGTGGACGCGGACTTCGCGAGCTTCGCCCGTCTGACGGTGGCCGCCGCCGCCGACCGCTACGGCGAGGGCGAGGAGCACGACGCGGTGCTGAAGGCCTGGTCGCAGGTCGGGGTGGACACCCGCACCTGA
- a CDS encoding TerB family tellurite resistance protein produces the protein MLPTLSDLGRKVRVCGTRTSWTTIGDGEFFCADCGGDRNYRRRTGRRRFTLLGVPLLGRGSTGPVVECAACHTHFGPDALDHPTTGRFSAMLRDAVHTVALAVLASGGTSSRPVLETAVHTLRAAGLDGCTEDQLVSLIDDLAADTGRYVADTTPYGAALAIELHEALEPLTPHLAPAGRESILLQGARIALADGPYTQAEREVLTTVGAALRLAEDDTARLMETARTPF, from the coding sequence GTGCTGCCAACCCTGAGTGATCTGGGCCGAAAAGTGCGGGTCTGCGGCACTCGTACGTCATGGACCACCATCGGCGACGGCGAGTTCTTCTGCGCGGACTGCGGAGGCGACCGCAACTACCGCCGCCGCACCGGACGGCGCCGCTTCACCCTCCTCGGGGTGCCCCTCCTCGGCAGGGGCAGCACCGGGCCCGTCGTCGAATGCGCCGCCTGCCACACCCACTTCGGCCCCGACGCCCTCGACCACCCCACCACCGGCCGCTTCTCCGCGATGCTCCGGGACGCCGTGCACACCGTCGCCCTCGCCGTGCTCGCCTCCGGCGGCACCTCCTCGCGCCCGGTGCTGGAGACCGCCGTGCACACCCTCCGGGCCGCCGGGCTCGACGGCTGCACCGAGGACCAGCTCGTCTCCCTCATCGACGACCTCGCCGCCGACACCGGCCGGTACGTCGCCGACACCACCCCGTACGGCGCCGCCCTCGCCATCGAGCTCCACGAGGCCCTGGAACCGCTGACCCCCCATCTCGCCCCCGCGGGACGGGAGTCGATCCTCCTCCAGGGCGCCCGGATCGCCCTCGCCGACGGCCCCTACACCCAGGCCGAGCGGGAGGTGCTCACCACCGTGGGCGCCGCGCTGCGCCTCGCCGAGGACGACACCGCCCGCCTGATGGAGACCGCCCGCACCCCCTTCTGA
- a CDS encoding cytidine deaminase: MTQTDDLGPEDRKIITLARSARARNGVAEGAAVRDETGRTYVAGTVDLPSLKLSALQTAVAMAVASGATSLEAAAVVSQADTASADDRAAVGDLGGAGVPVLLAGPDGVLKSSVTAG, encoded by the coding sequence ATGACGCAGACCGACGACCTCGGCCCCGAGGACCGCAAGATCATCACGCTGGCGCGCAGCGCCCGGGCCCGCAACGGCGTCGCCGAGGGCGCCGCGGTGCGCGACGAGACCGGGCGCACCTACGTCGCCGGCACGGTGGACCTCCCCTCGCTGAAGCTCAGCGCCCTGCAGACGGCGGTCGCCATGGCCGTCGCCAGCGGTGCGACCTCCCTGGAGGCCGCGGCCGTCGTCTCGCAGGCCGACACCGCCTCCGCCGACGACCGCGCGGCCGTCGGCGACCTCGGCGGCGCCGGTGTGCCGGTGCTGCTCGCGGGCCCCGACGGCGTCCTCAAGTCCTCGGTCACCGCGGGCTGA
- a CDS encoding hemolysin family protein: MSLPLVAGAVALVVVAWLAACAEAGLARVSSFRAAEAVRSGRRGAEKLAQVTADPTRYLNVALLARVACEMAAGVLVTYACIEEFRETWAALLVAMAVMVLVSYVAVGVSPRTIGRQHPLNTATAAAYVLLPLARIMGPIPQLLILIGNALTPGKGFRKGPFASEAELRAMVDLAEQESLIEDDERRMVHSVFELGDTLVREVMVPRTDLVSIERFKTVRQALTLALRSGFSRIPVTGENEDDIVGVVYLKDLVRKTHINRDAESDLVSTAMRPAVFVPDTKNAGDLLREMQQKRNHVAVVIDEYGGTAGIVTIEDILEEIVGEITDEYDRELPPVEELGEGRFRVTARLDIGDLGELYGLGADELDDEDVETVGGLLAKALGRVPIAGAGAVVELPDGRSVRLTAESPAGRRNRIVTVLAEPVEKPGDENGPV; the protein is encoded by the coding sequence ATGAGCCTCCCGCTCGTCGCGGGCGCGGTCGCCCTGGTCGTCGTCGCCTGGCTCGCGGCATGCGCCGAGGCCGGCCTCGCCCGCGTCTCCAGCTTCCGTGCCGCCGAGGCCGTGCGGTCCGGGCGGCGCGGCGCCGAGAAGCTCGCCCAGGTCACCGCCGACCCCACCCGCTACCTCAACGTCGCCCTCCTGGCCCGCGTCGCCTGCGAGATGGCGGCCGGCGTGCTCGTCACCTACGCGTGCATCGAGGAGTTCCGGGAGACCTGGGCCGCCCTGCTCGTCGCGATGGCCGTGATGGTGCTCGTCAGCTACGTCGCCGTCGGGGTCTCGCCGCGCACCATCGGCCGGCAGCACCCGCTGAACACGGCCACCGCCGCCGCGTACGTGCTGCTGCCGCTGGCCCGGATCATGGGACCGATCCCGCAGCTGCTCATCCTCATCGGCAACGCCCTCACCCCCGGCAAGGGCTTCCGCAAGGGCCCGTTCGCCTCCGAGGCCGAACTGCGCGCCATGGTCGACCTCGCCGAGCAGGAGTCCCTGATCGAGGACGACGAGCGGCGCATGGTGCACTCCGTCTTCGAACTCGGCGACACCCTGGTCCGCGAGGTGATGGTGCCGCGTACCGACCTGGTCTCCATCGAGCGGTTCAAGACCGTGCGGCAGGCGCTCACGCTGGCGCTGCGCTCCGGCTTCTCCCGCATCCCCGTCACCGGGGAGAACGAGGACGACATCGTCGGCGTCGTCTACCTCAAGGACCTGGTCCGCAAGACCCACATCAACCGCGACGCCGAATCCGACCTGGTCTCGACCGCCATGCGGCCGGCCGTCTTCGTCCCCGACACCAAGAACGCCGGCGACCTGCTGCGCGAGATGCAGCAGAAGCGCAACCACGTCGCCGTCGTCATCGACGAGTACGGCGGCACCGCCGGCATCGTCACCATCGAGGACATCCTCGAGGAGATCGTGGGCGAGATCACCGACGAGTACGACCGCGAGCTGCCCCCGGTCGAGGAGCTGGGCGAGGGCCGCTTCCGCGTCACCGCCCGCCTCGACATCGGCGACCTCGGGGAGCTCTACGGCCTGGGCGCCGACGAGCTCGACGACGAGGACGTGGAGACGGTCGGCGGGCTGCTCGCCAAGGCGCTCGGCAGGGTCCCGATCGCGGGCGCCGGCGCGGTCGTCGAACTGCCCGACGGCCGCTCGGTGCGCCTGACCGCCGAGTCCCCGGCCGGACGCCGCAACAGGATCGTCACCGTGCTCGCCGAGCCGGTGGAGAAGCCCGGCGACGAGAACGGACCGGTATGA
- a CDS encoding FAD-dependent oxidoreductase, producing the protein MPRPLRVAIVGAGPAGIYAADALLKSEVAAADPGVSIDLFERMPAPFGLIRYGVAPDHPRIKGIITALHQVLDKPQIRLFGNVDYGTDVTLDDLRTFYDAVIFSTGATADRALDIPGVELDGSHGAADFVSWYDGHPDWPRTWSLEAEKVAVLGVGNVALDVARILAKTAEELLPTEIPPNVHEGLKLNRAKEIHVFGRRGPAQAKFSPMELRELDHSPTIEVIVDPEDIDYDAGSIETRRGNKQADMVAKTLENWAIRDIGERPHKLFLHFFESPSEILGEDGKVVGLRTERTALDGTGNVKGTGEFKDWDVTAVYRAVGYLSDELPKLPWDVASGTVPDEGGRVIEESGGHLDSTYVTGWIRRGPVGLIGHTKGDANETVANLLADHAAGRLQTPASPEPDAVEGFLSGRGVRWTTWEGWYRLDAAEKALGEPEGRERVKIVEREDMLKASGA; encoded by the coding sequence ATGCCCCGCCCCCTGCGGGTAGCCATCGTCGGAGCCGGCCCCGCCGGAATCTACGCCGCCGATGCGCTGCTGAAGTCCGAGGTGGCAGCCGCCGATCCCGGCGTCTCCATCGATCTCTTCGAGCGCATGCCCGCGCCCTTCGGCCTGATCCGTTACGGCGTCGCCCCGGACCACCCGCGCATCAAGGGCATCATCACCGCCCTGCACCAGGTGCTCGACAAGCCGCAGATCCGCCTCTTCGGCAATGTGGACTACGGCACCGACGTCACCCTCGACGACCTGCGCACCTTCTACGACGCGGTGATCTTCTCCACCGGCGCGACGGCGGACCGGGCGCTCGACATCCCGGGCGTCGAGCTGGACGGCTCGCACGGCGCGGCCGACTTCGTCTCCTGGTACGACGGCCACCCGGACTGGCCCCGCACCTGGTCCCTGGAGGCCGAGAAGGTCGCGGTGCTCGGCGTCGGCAACGTCGCCCTCGACGTGGCCCGCATCCTCGCCAAGACGGCCGAGGAACTGCTGCCCACCGAGATCCCGCCGAACGTCCACGAGGGTCTGAAGCTCAACCGGGCCAAGGAGATCCACGTCTTCGGCCGGCGCGGCCCGGCGCAGGCGAAGTTCAGCCCGATGGAGCTCCGCGAGCTGGACCACTCCCCCACCATCGAGGTCATCGTCGACCCCGAGGACATCGACTACGACGCCGGCTCCATCGAGACCCGCCGCGGCAACAAGCAGGCGGACATGGTCGCGAAGACGCTGGAGAACTGGGCGATCCGCGACATCGGCGAGCGCCCGCACAAGCTGTTCCTGCACTTCTTCGAGTCCCCGTCCGAGATCCTCGGCGAGGACGGCAAGGTCGTGGGCCTGCGCACCGAGCGCACCGCGCTCGACGGCACGGGCAACGTCAAGGGCACCGGCGAGTTCAAGGACTGGGACGTCACGGCCGTCTACCGCGCGGTGGGCTACCTCTCCGACGAACTGCCGAAGCTCCCCTGGGACGTCGCCTCGGGCACCGTCCCCGACGAGGGCGGCCGGGTGATCGAGGAGTCCGGCGGGCACCTGGACTCCACGTACGTCACCGGCTGGATCCGCCGCGGCCCGGTCGGCCTCATCGGCCACACCAAGGGCGACGCCAACGAGACCGTCGCCAACCTGCTGGCCGACCACGCCGCCGGCCGCCTCCAGACCCCGGCCAGCCCCGAGCCCGACGCCGTGGAGGGCTTCCTCTCCGGCCGCGGCGTCCGCTGGACCACCTGGGAGGGCTGGTACAGGCTGGACGCCGCCGAGAAGGCGCTGGGCGAGCCCGAGGGCCGCGAGCGCGTGAAGATCGTCGAGCGCGAGGACATGCTGAAGGCGAGCGGCGCGTAG
- a CDS encoding MmcQ/YjbR family DNA-binding protein, with the protein MRARELRALCLEFNAAVEEFPFGPETSVFKVLGKMFALSALDGTPLTVNLKCDPDDAIRLREEHPAIAPGYHMNKRHWNTVTVGELPDRMVRELVEDSYDLVVAGLPRAERLRLDRG; encoded by the coding sequence ATGAGAGCACGGGAACTCCGGGCCCTCTGCCTGGAATTCAACGCGGCGGTCGAGGAGTTCCCGTTCGGTCCGGAGACCTCCGTCTTCAAGGTGCTCGGCAAGATGTTCGCGCTCAGCGCCCTGGACGGGACGCCGCTGACGGTCAATCTGAAGTGCGACCCCGACGACGCGATCCGGCTGCGCGAGGAGCATCCGGCGATCGCCCCCGGCTACCACATGAACAAGCGGCACTGGAACACGGTGACCGTGGGGGAGCTGCCGGACCGGATGGTGCGCGAACTGGTCGAGGACTCCTACGACCTGGTCGTCGCGGGCCTGCCCCGCGCGGAGCGGCTGCGCCTGGACCGCGGGTAG
- the ybeY gene encoding rRNA maturation RNase YbeY encodes MSIDVNNESGTEVDEQAILDVARYALARMRIHPLSELSVIVVDTEAMEQLHIQWMDLPGPTDVMSFPMDELRPPAKDDEEPPQGLLGDIVLCPEVAEKQGADAPTQHSMDEELQLLTVHGVLHLLGYDHEEPDEKAEMFGLQAAIVDGWRAEKGLTGPSPAPTVS; translated from the coding sequence ATGTCGATCGACGTCAACAACGAGTCCGGAACCGAGGTCGACGAGCAGGCGATCCTCGATGTCGCCCGCTACGCGCTGGCGCGTATGCGCATCCACCCGCTCTCCGAGCTCTCGGTGATCGTGGTGGACACCGAGGCGATGGAGCAGCTCCACATCCAGTGGATGGACCTCCCCGGACCGACCGATGTCATGTCCTTCCCGATGGACGAACTGCGTCCGCCGGCCAAGGACGACGAGGAGCCCCCGCAGGGGCTCCTCGGTGACATCGTGCTCTGCCCCGAAGTCGCCGAGAAGCAGGGCGCCGACGCTCCCACGCAGCACTCCATGGACGAGGAGCTCCAGCTCCTCACCGTCCACGGAGTGCTGCACCTGCTCGGGTACGACCACGAGGAGCCCGACGAGAAGGCGGAGATGTTCGGCCTCCAGGCCGCCATCGTCGACGGCTGGCGTGCGGAGAAGGGCCTCACCGGTCCTTCCCCGGCCCCGACCGTCTCATGA
- a CDS encoding DinB family protein has protein sequence MTLPRERPPFSADERTQLTGWFRMQREIVHFKCEGLAEEDAHRAVLPSSPLMTVAGIVSHLRWTEQTWFEVLFLGRPADGPQFSEDPQDLDMRVEGVPLARLLDDYREQCAISDEIIAAHGLDEVGRHPDFRSAGASLRWMVIHMIEETARHAGHLDAIRELLDGETGYY, from the coding sequence ATGACACTTCCCCGGGAACGACCCCCATTCAGCGCGGACGAGCGGACCCAGCTCACGGGCTGGTTCCGGATGCAGCGCGAGATCGTCCACTTCAAGTGCGAGGGCCTGGCCGAGGAGGACGCGCACCGCGCGGTCCTGCCGTCCTCGCCGCTGATGACGGTGGCGGGGATCGTCTCCCATCTGCGGTGGACCGAGCAGACCTGGTTCGAGGTGCTCTTCCTCGGCCGTCCCGCCGACGGCCCCCAGTTCTCCGAGGACCCCCAGGACCTGGACATGCGGGTGGAGGGCGTGCCTCTCGCACGGCTGCTCGACGACTACCGCGAGCAGTGCGCGATATCGGACGAGATCATCGCCGCCCACGGCCTCGACGAGGTGGGCCGCCATCCCGACTTCCGCTCGGCCGGCGCCTCGCTGCGCTGGATGGTGATCCACATGATCGAGGAGACCGCCCGGCACGCCGGGCACCTCGACGCGATCCGCGAGCTGCTGGACGGCGAGACGGGCTACTACTGA
- the era gene encoding GTPase Era: MSARTQSSEAPHRAGFACFVGRPNAGKSTLTNALVGQKVAITSNRPQTTRHTVRGIVHRPEAQLILVDTPGLHKPRTLLGERLNDVVRTTWAEVDVIGFCLPADQKLGPGDRYIAKELAGIRKTPKVAIVTKTDLVDSKTLAEQLIAIDQLGRELGIEWAEIVPVSAVGDQQVQLVADLLIPLLPESPPLYPEGDLTDEPEQVMVAELIREAALEGVRDELPHSIAVVVEEMIPREDRPADRPLLDIHANVYIERPSQKGIIIGPKGARLKEVGMKSRKHIEALLGTPVYLDLHVKVAKDWQRDPKQLRKLGF; this comes from the coding sequence ATGAGCGCTCGTACCCAGTCCTCCGAAGCCCCCCACCGGGCCGGCTTCGCCTGCTTCGTCGGCCGCCCCAACGCGGGCAAGTCCACCCTGACGAACGCTCTGGTCGGCCAGAAGGTGGCCATCACCTCCAACCGGCCGCAGACCACCCGGCACACCGTGCGGGGCATCGTGCACCGTCCCGAGGCCCAGCTGATCCTGGTGGACACGCCCGGCCTCCACAAGCCGCGCACCCTCCTCGGCGAGCGGCTCAACGACGTCGTGCGCACGACGTGGGCCGAGGTCGACGTCATCGGCTTCTGCCTGCCCGCCGACCAGAAGCTCGGCCCCGGCGACCGCTACATCGCCAAGGAGCTCGCCGGGATCAGGAAGACCCCGAAGGTCGCCATCGTCACCAAGACCGACCTGGTCGACTCGAAGACGCTGGCCGAGCAGCTCATCGCGATCGACCAGCTGGGACGGGAACTGGGCATCGAGTGGGCGGAGATCGTCCCGGTCTCCGCCGTCGGCGACCAGCAGGTGCAGCTCGTGGCCGACCTGCTCATCCCGCTGCTGCCCGAGAGCCCGCCGCTCTACCCGGAGGGCGACCTCACCGACGAGCCCGAGCAGGTGATGGTCGCGGAGCTGATCCGCGAGGCCGCTCTGGAGGGCGTGCGCGACGAGCTGCCGCACTCGATCGCGGTGGTCGTCGAGGAGATGATCCCCCGCGAGGACCGCCCGGCGGACCGCCCGCTGCTCGACATCCACGCCAACGTCTACATCGAGCGGCCCAGCCAGAAGGGCATCATCATCGGCCCGAAGGGTGCGCGGCTGAAGGAGGTCGGCATGAAGTCCCGCAAGCACATCGAGGCGCTGCTGGGGACGCCGGTCTACCTGGATCTGCACGTGAAGGTCGCCAAGGACTGGCAGCGCGACCCGAAGCAGCTGCGGAAGCTCGGCTTCTGA
- a CDS encoding PhoH family protein: MTQTPTAQTPAPGQARARITVPANHPMVTVLGSGDALLRVIENAFPGADIHVRGNEVSAVGDAAEVALVQRLFDEMMLVLRTGQPMTEDAVERSIAMLKAAEDGSGEPGGETPAEVLTQNILSSRGRTIRPKTLNQKRYVDAIDKHTIVFGIGPAGTGKTYLAMAKAVQALQSKQVNRIILTRPAVEAGERLGFLPGTLYEKIDPYLRPLYDALHDMLDPDSIPRLMAAGTIEVAPLAYMRGRTLNDAFIILDEAQNTSAEQMKMFLTRLGFDSKIVITGDITQVDLPSGTKSGLRQVQEILDGVEDVHFSRLTSQDVVRHKLVGRIVDAYEKYDNGK, encoded by the coding sequence ATGACTCAGACACCCACAGCCCAGACCCCAGCGCCGGGGCAGGCGCGAGCCCGTATCACCGTCCCCGCGAATCATCCGATGGTGACCGTCCTCGGCTCGGGTGACGCCCTGCTGCGCGTGATCGAGAACGCCTTCCCGGGAGCCGACATCCACGTCCGGGGAAACGAGGTCAGCGCGGTCGGCGACGCGGCGGAAGTCGCGCTCGTCCAGCGCCTGTTCGACGAGATGATGCTGGTGCTCCGCACCGGTCAGCCGATGACGGAGGACGCAGTGGAACGCTCGATCGCCATGCTCAAGGCCGCCGAGGACGGCAGCGGAGAGCCCGGGGGCGAGACCCCGGCCGAGGTGCTCACCCAGAACATCCTCTCCAGCCGCGGCCGGACCATCCGCCCCAAGACGCTCAACCAGAAGCGGTACGTCGACGCGATCGACAAGCACACGATCGTGTTCGGCATCGGCCCCGCCGGTACCGGCAAGACGTACCTCGCGATGGCCAAGGCCGTGCAGGCGCTCCAGTCCAAGCAGGTCAACCGGATCATCCTGACCCGTCCCGCGGTCGAGGCGGGCGAGCGGCTGGGCTTCCTGCCGGGCACCCTCTACGAGAAGATCGACCCGTACCTGCGGCCGCTCTACGACGCCCTGCACGACATGCTCGACCCCGACTCGATCCCGCGCCTGATGGCGGCGGGCACGATCGAGGTCGCGCCGCTGGCCTACATGCGCGGCCGCACGCTCAACGACGCCTTCATCATCCTCGACGAGGCGCAGAACACCAGCGCCGAGCAGATGAAGATGTTCCTGACACGGCTCGGCTTCGACTCCAAGATCGTCATCACCGGTGACATCACCCAGGTCGACCTGCCGAGCGGCACCAAGAGCGGTCTGCGCCAGGTGCAGGAGATCCTCGACGGCGTCGAGGACGTGCACTTCTCCCGTCTCACGAGCCAGGATGTCGTCCGGCACAAGCTCGTCGGCCGTATCGTCGACGCCTACGAGAAGTACGACAACGGGAAGTAG
- a CDS encoding protealysin inhibitor emfourin has product MRIQVRRTGGFAGIEKTAEIDTADRADAQDVRALAERAAADGHDEPPVGVPDGFVYQLTVDGRTVHCSDPRLTRAQRDLISLVLRDGA; this is encoded by the coding sequence ATGCGTATCCAGGTGAGGCGTACCGGCGGATTCGCCGGCATCGAGAAGACGGCCGAGATCGACACCGCGGACCGGGCCGACGCCCAGGACGTGCGGGCCCTGGCCGAGCGGGCCGCCGCGGACGGCCACGACGAGCCGCCGGTCGGTGTGCCGGACGGCTTCGTCTACCAGCTCACCGTCGACGGTCGGACGGTCCACTGCTCCGACCCCCGGCTGACCCGGGCGCAGCGCGACCTGATCTCGCTGGTCCTCAGGGACGGCGCCTGA